A single region of the Salvelinus sp. IW2-2015 linkage group LG20, ASM291031v2, whole genome shotgun sequence genome encodes:
- the LOC111981948 gene encoding uncharacterized protein, whose translation MMIPVRPKPSSECSIGLEPPVMNPLAQDEPPVKSHGPEVLHRRCPQSRALQRTACSPEPPATGCGPDLPATVAMSRASQATVPCTENTQQRSPSRTVPDDSQSELPATGFSVQEPHSRQVPQSRSLTTSSTATIPQSGASATVFEYRHLQPRSPVWSLHDDSLSEPPADVSQSGASSNGFPDPEPPSGLPSFRASKRGASVRSSSDDTYGSGSLLATLRSGAPQRRTEVAEQKSGAGVCGPAPEARHPEGRLPTRTFSYRFRFGGREFRTFVGTVPQSRVYSEQVLQSRVLQRRLRSRVTPATVLMSRIYSDGCSPEPPAHVDCPEPPGQGPWIITGGFGPWIITGGFGPWIITASRASVVVANPGVVVVPPSLPPSAPVEGDPFGPESPPTSRIPYCPRYPPMSRMSAPPGHAAWSVCGGIFCYVRRWKDRTKGDPLPPGLVELVRSNPISSIEDLQLLLLSDSVDEDFSDDFLPSGQHSNNNTSNRLPRSLDAQPAQQALCKVRTEVMEVTRAMLDRSNANFMLWPPCVEVQRCSGCCNTKSLQCVPVLTHTRHLQVMKIQYVDKRPNYSKAVVSVHDHVECRCQPAPRPPAVPKKKSTPRRQQKDNKGEGHPAKARSKEELHRRDELKHNQRIQLEDLLDQHWNPKDTSSDAGERKGGYGLDHDKMDPQWLLNATRQLGANEWTERRRHGDMEEGRDSSSVNGTTTAMNIDIAQLDHEKRDGVETRGDSLFNITEGNVSRGDRQQGSLSLSEEGDQETQRQPTQTQSPSLRTDTSKQQRHGTNSSSEETKSREGANQRTEQRFHPTEETNQRPESRFPPLEEADQRRKDNETPDSERSLQHALQLEQEKLEEERKELLLLHRRLDDEKELLRREQQKQQQQEEEEQQYHRPNHKHQTQTTTQRTDTVSPTSTRAXSVLAGPRPPARPGPPRKRMRKNNRKRISKAAMRAMLM comes from the exons ATGATGATCCCAGTCAGGCCGAAGCCCTCCAGTGAGTGCTCCATCGGcctggagcctccagtgatgaatccACTGGCGCAGGACGAGCCTCCAGTGAAATCACATGGCCCGGAAGTCCTCCACAGACGGTGCCCGCAATCCAGAGCTCTACAGCGAACGgcctgcagtccagagcctccagcgacgggttGCGGTCCAGACCTTCCAGCGACGGTTGCCATGTCCAGAGCCTCCCAGGCGACAGTTCCCTGTACGGAGAACACCCAGCAACGGTCCCCGTCCAGGACCGTGCCAGACGATTCACAGTCCGAGCTCCCAGCGACCGGTTTCTCAGTCCAGGAGCCTCACAGCCGACAGGTTCCCCAGTCGCGGAGCCTCACGACGTCATCCACCGCAACgattccccagtccggagcctcagcgacgGTTTTCGAGTACCGACACCTCCAGCCACGATCCCCTGTCTGGAGCCTCCACGACGATTCCCTGTCCGAGCCTCCAGCGGAcgtttcccagtccggagcctccagcaacggtttCCCAGATCCGGAGCCTCCAAGTGGGTTACCCAGCTTCAGAGCCTCCAAGCGGGGTGCTTccgtccggagctccagcgacgaTACTTACGGTTCCGGGAGTCTCCTGGCGACTCTACGCTCCGGAGCTCCACAG aggcgcACTGAAGTGGCGGAGCAGAAGAGCGGAGCGGGAGTCTGCGGTCCCGCACCGGAAGCCCGCCACCCCGAGGGTAGATTGCCCACCCGGACCTTctcctataggttcaggtttggcGGCCGAGAGTTCCGCACCTTTGTGGGG ACGGTGCCGCAATCCAGAGTCTACAGCGAACAGGTCCTGCAGTCCAGAGTCCTCCAGCGACGGTTGCGGTCCAGAGTCACTCCAGCGACGGTTCTCATGTCCAGGATCTACAGCGAcggctgcagtccagagcctccagcgcaCGTTGACTGTCCAGAGCCTCCAGGACaggggccatggatcatcactggaggcttcgggccatggatcatcactggaggcttcgggccatggatcatcactgcctctcgggcttccgtcgtggtcgcgaaccccggtgtcgtcgttgttcctccctcgctgcctccgtctgctccAGTGGAAGGCGATCCTTTCGGACCTGAATCTCcacccacgtccaggatcccttacTGTCCAagatatcctcccatgtccaggatgtctgctcctcccggccacgctgcttggtctgtttgtggcgggatcttctgttacgttcgtcgatggaaggatcggaccaag GGGGATCCTCTCCCTCCAGGTTTGGTGGAGCTGGTTAGGAGCAACCCTATCTCTTCCATAGAGGAtctgcagctgctgctgctcagtgACTCCGTAG ATGAGGATTTCTCTGATGATTTTTTGCCGAGTGGACAACACTCCAACAACAACACTAGCAACCGACTGCCAAGGAGTCTGG ACGCACAGCCGGCTCAGCAGGCACTATGTAAGGTGAGGACAGAGGTGATGGAGGTGACCCGTGCCATGTTGGACCGCAGCAACGCCAACTTCATGTTGTGGCCTCCCTGTGTGGAGGTACAGCGATGCTCCGGCTGCTGCAACACCAAGAGCCTGCAGTGTGTCCCCGTGCTGACCCACACCAGGCACCTACAG gTGATGAAGATCCAGTACGTGGACAAGCGGCCCAACTACTCCAAGGCAGTCGTGTCGGTCCACGACCACGTGGAGTGTCGCTGCCAGCCCGCCCCTCGTCCCCCGGCCGTCCCCAAGAAGAAGTCCACGCCCCGCAGACAGCAGAAAGACAACAAAGGAGAGGGCCATCCAGCCAAGGCCAGATCCAAGGAGGAGCTGCACCGCAGAGATGAGCTGAAGCACAACCAGAGGATCCAGCTGGAAGACCTGCTGGACCAGCACTGGAACCCCAAGGACACCTCCTCAGACgcaggggagaggaaagggggctATGGGCTGGACCATGACAAGATGGATCCTCAGTGGTTGCTTAATGCTACCAGACAGCTGGGGGCTAACGAGTGGACCGAACGTCGACGTCACGGTGacatggaggaggggagagacagtAGTAGTGTCAATGGCACTACAACCGCAATGAACATTGACATCGCACAGCTTGACCACGAGAAGAGAGACGGGGTCGAGACGCGAGGGGACTCGCTATTTAACATTACTGAGGGAAATGTCAGTAGGGGAGATAGGCAGCAGGGTAGTCTGAGCCTCAGTGAAGAGGGAGAccaagagacacagagacaacccacacaaacacagagtccCTCGCTACGCACCGACACATCAAAGCAACAGCGACATGGGACCAACTCCTCCTCAGAGGAAACCAAAAGCAGAGAGGGAGCCAATCAAAGAACGGAACAGCGATTCCATCCTACGGAGGAAACCAATCAGAGGCCCGAGAGCAGATTCCCTCCCCTTGAGGAAGCTGATCAAAGACGTAAAGACAATGAGACCCCTGATTCAGAGAGGAGCCTCCAGCACGCTCTCCAACTGGAACAGGagaagctggaggaggagaggaaggagctgTTGTTACTCCACAGGAGGCTGGACGATGAGAAGGAGCTCCTGAGACGCGAgcaacagaaacaacaacagcaaGAAGAAGAGGAGCAGCAGTACCATCGGCCTAATCATAAACATCAAACTCAAACCACCACACAAAGAACAG acACGGTGTCGCCCACTTCGACGCGAGCMRCCTCAGTCCTGGCTGGTCCCCGGCCACCTGCTCGGCCCGGCCCACCTAGGAAGAGAATGAGGAAGAACAACCGCAAGCGCATCAGCAAGGCTGCAATGAGAGCGATGCTAATGTAG